Proteins from a genomic interval of Thermoanaerobacterium sp. PSU-2:
- a CDS encoding phage holin family protein, with protein MLKAIIRFVVSAIVLLIVGYLVPGFSVAGFWGALISAIVIALLGYIVEAMLGQNISPRSRGVVGFIVAAIVIYVSQFIVPTIHATILGSIIAAFVIGLVDAFIPTELR; from the coding sequence ATGTTAAAAGCGATAATTAGATTTGTAGTTTCAGCGATTGTTTTATTGATCGTAGGTTATCTTGTCCCAGGATTTAGTGTGGCTGGATTTTGGGGTGCTTTGATATCAGCAATTGTGATTGCATTGCTGGGATATATAGTTGAGGCAATGCTTGGTCAAAATATTTCTCCGAGAAGTAGAGGTGTTGTTGGCTTCATAGTTGCAGCAATAGTAATATACGTATCTCAATTTATAGTTCCAACAATACATGCTACTATATTGGGTTCAATAATAGCTGCTTTTGTAATCGGGCTTGTTGATGCTTTTATACCCACAGAATTGAGGTGA
- the rpsT gene encoding 30S ribosomal protein S20: MANIKSAKKRILVTKRRTLENKIVKSKVRTAISKFEKSLAEGNIDNTKAALINAIRELDKAYSKGTLHKNTVARKKSRLYAKFNALNA, from the coding sequence TTGGCAAACATAAAATCAGCTAAAAAAAGAATACTTGTAACAAAAAGAAGGACATTGGAGAATAAAATAGTAAAATCAAAAGTTAGAACAGCTATTTCTAAATTCGAAAAGAGTTTAGCAGAAGGTAACATAGATAATACAAAAGCAGCTTTAATTAATGCCATAAGAGAACTTGATAAAGCATATTCAAAAGGCACATTGCACAAAAATACAGTTGCAAGAAAGAAATCAAGATTATATGCAAAATTTAATGCATTAAATGCTTAA
- the holA gene encoding DNA polymerase III subunit delta yields the protein MTVNYKEFLEITNKGFLPAYVFYGEERFLIDEAIKKLKNKLIAEGTEIMNYTIIEDANDKNIIDSLETLPFMSEHRFVLIKDDDVLKKINDDTVDAIIKRIEGGNTDSCIAFVFKDKIDTRKRIFKAISKHGAIVNFEHLKFDEAVNYVGFFVRTYGKVIKKPVAEYIVRSVGVDLYTLLNEIKKIVSYSDGKEVLIDDVKDVMSASTAENVFKLVNAIGLRQEKVAIYILNKMISNEENPIGILAMIARQFRILIKAKYLLMKKIDKKELQQSLGIPYFSINDIIQQSKCFKEKELLNAYKLCVKCDRELKSSYDGNLALESLIRKLCN from the coding sequence ATGACAGTGAATTACAAAGAATTTCTTGAGATTACAAACAAAGGCTTTTTGCCTGCTTATGTTTTTTACGGTGAGGAAAGATTTTTGATCGATGAAGCTATTAAAAAATTAAAAAACAAGCTAATAGCTGAAGGAACTGAAATCATGAATTACACCATAATTGAAGATGCTAATGATAAAAATATAATAGACAGTTTAGAAACTCTTCCATTTATGTCGGAACATAGGTTTGTTTTAATAAAAGATGATGATGTTTTAAAAAAGATAAATGATGACACCGTTGATGCTATAATCAAGCGGATTGAAGGTGGAAACACAGATAGTTGTATTGCGTTTGTGTTTAAGGATAAAATCGACACAAGAAAAAGAATATTTAAGGCAATAAGTAAACATGGTGCTATCGTAAATTTCGAACATTTAAAATTTGATGAAGCAGTCAATTATGTAGGATTTTTCGTAAGAACCTATGGAAAGGTCATAAAAAAACCTGTCGCAGAATATATTGTTAGAAGCGTAGGTGTGGACTTATATACCCTTTTAAATGAAATCAAAAAAATTGTGTCTTACAGTGATGGCAAAGAAGTGCTTATAGATGATGTGAAAGACGTTATGTCAGCATCAACTGCTGAGAATGTATTCAAATTGGTAAACGCAATAGGTTTAAGACAGGAAAAAGTAGCTATATACATATTGAACAAAATGATTTCGAATGAAGAAAATCCGATTGGGATATTAGCTATGATTGCACGACAATTTCGAATTCTCATAAAAGCTAAATATCTGTTGATGAAGAAAATTGATAAAAAGGAACTGCAGCAAAGCTTAGGAATACCTTATTTTTCAATTAATGATATTATACAGCAATCAAAGTGTTTTAAAGAAAAAGAGCTTTTAAATGCATACAAACTGTGCGTAAAATGTGACAGGGAATTAAAGTCAAGTTATGATGGCAATTTAGCTTTGGAATCATTGATAAGAAAGCTTTGCAATTAA
- a CDS encoding DNA internalization-related competence protein ComEC/Rec2 — translation MYIAVLLSVGIIISRFLEINIVLLFLTFLVVLFAGIYIYLFKKNAIYLLLLAVFVLGLTLGENALYSKGVYDDLSNRLVSFDGVVSNVILKDGFAKYVLSPKNKDKILVTQYGGTYPKEGDLTEVRGIIELPQGKRNPGGFDYRLYLKKNGITVLMNVNGYSVRIIKSNADNYADKVVRMTRERITQIFFNSMPKNDADFISSVILGQYNIEEDVLSSFRVTGLTHIIAVSGFNFGILTLFMMFVLNILHIRRYSPFIIIPLLLIYTFITGAPPSAVRAVIMACMALIAASIGRENNPINAISFAATMILFFNPLMLFDIGFQLSFIATLSILLLYKPIKGIINIKSEKMKEALSVTLAAQIGTIPIIIYFFHNISIISLLPNILIVPIVSVAVVLGFLSAILGLIYMPLSIPLNLINIPVVEIVLHLTRIFSQIPHASISVSQPPVYMMLCYYAVLILLTSNLSRKIKISVVSTMLFLLMAVFAINSFTPKNLEIIFLDVGQGDSTFLMTPDGKSILIDGGGRPEYGNSSFDVGQDILMPFLLYKNATSLDAVFISHTDYDHVGGILSILNDVDVKRIFIGRQVADSENFKKLMAIASKKQIPVFQLSKGDWVEISGIKYDILSPDSYVIAENPINNNALVFKMIYKNVSILFTGDIEKEAENALLDDNISSDILKVPHHGSNTSSQKKFVDEVNPKISVIMVGKNNYGQPDGEVVKYLKSKSQLFRTDKDGAIIVETNGTFIHVKKMIED, via the coding sequence TTGTACATAGCAGTATTATTATCTGTAGGCATCATAATAAGCAGGTTTCTCGAGATAAATATTGTGCTTTTGTTTTTAACATTTTTAGTTGTTCTTTTTGCCGGTATATACATATATCTGTTCAAAAAAAATGCTATTTACTTGTTGCTTCTGGCAGTATTTGTTTTAGGATTGACTTTAGGAGAAAATGCACTATATTCAAAAGGTGTGTACGATGATTTAAGCAACAGATTGGTTTCATTTGATGGAGTTGTTTCAAATGTCATTTTGAAAGATGGATTTGCAAAATACGTTTTAAGTCCTAAAAACAAAGATAAGATTTTAGTAACGCAGTATGGTGGTACTTATCCTAAAGAAGGCGATTTAACCGAGGTAAGAGGAATAATAGAGCTGCCTCAAGGCAAGAGAAACCCTGGTGGATTTGATTATAGGCTTTATCTTAAAAAAAACGGTATTACAGTTTTGATGAATGTAAATGGCTATTCTGTGAGAATCATAAAAAGCAATGCAGACAACTATGCGGATAAAGTCGTTAGAATGACAAGGGAGAGAATAACGCAGATTTTTTTTAATTCGATGCCAAAAAACGATGCTGATTTTATCTCATCTGTCATACTGGGTCAATACAATATTGAAGAAGATGTACTTAGTTCTTTTAGGGTTACAGGTCTTACACATATAATTGCGGTATCAGGATTTAACTTTGGAATATTGACTTTATTTATGATGTTTGTCTTGAATATTTTACACATTAGGAGATATTCTCCTTTTATAATAATTCCACTGCTTTTAATATATACCTTTATTACAGGCGCACCACCATCAGCCGTAAGAGCTGTCATAATGGCTTGCATGGCTTTGATTGCTGCGTCAATCGGAAGAGAGAATAATCCAATTAATGCCATATCTTTTGCAGCAACTATGATACTCTTTTTCAATCCTTTGATGTTGTTTGACATCGGTTTTCAACTATCATTTATAGCGACATTGTCTATTTTGCTTTTGTATAAGCCAATAAAAGGTATAATAAATATAAAAAGTGAAAAAATGAAAGAAGCGCTTTCCGTCACTTTAGCTGCACAAATTGGCACAATCCCTATTATTATATACTTTTTTCATAATATTTCGATTATTTCACTATTGCCAAATATATTGATTGTGCCGATTGTAAGCGTTGCTGTAGTGTTGGGGTTTTTGTCTGCAATTTTAGGTCTTATATATATGCCCCTTTCTATTCCTTTAAATCTTATAAATATACCGGTAGTAGAGATTGTCTTGCATCTTACAAGGATTTTCTCCCAGATACCGCATGCATCTATAAGCGTATCTCAACCGCCAGTTTACATGATGTTATGCTATTATGCTGTACTGATTTTATTGACCAGCAATCTCAGCAGAAAAATTAAAATCAGTGTTGTTTCAACGATGCTGTTTCTCTTGATGGCAGTGTTTGCCATAAATTCATTTACACCTAAAAACCTTGAAATAATTTTTCTCGATGTTGGACAAGGTGATAGCACCTTTTTAATGACTCCGGATGGCAAAAGCATACTGATAGATGGCGGGGGAAGACCTGAATACGGCAATTCTTCCTTTGATGTTGGACAAGATATATTGATGCCATTTTTGCTTTATAAGAATGCTACATCGTTAGATGCGGTGTTTATATCTCATACAGATTATGATCATGTAGGTGGCATATTGTCGATTTTAAACGATGTAGATGTGAAAAGGATATTTATTGGCAGACAAGTGGCGGATAGCGAAAATTTTAAAAAATTAATGGCTATTGCCAGCAAAAAGCAAATACCAGTTTTTCAATTGTCGAAAGGCGATTGGGTTGAGATATCTGGAATAAAATATGATATTTTAAGCCCTGATTCTTACGTGATTGCTGAGAATCCCATAAATAATAATGCGCTGGTTTTTAAAATGATATATAAAAATGTAAGCATCTTATTCACTGGAGATATAGAGAAAGAAGCGGAAAATGCGCTATTAGATGATAATATATCATCAGATATATTGAAAGTTCCACATCATGGATCTAATACGTCATCGCAAAAAAAATTTGTGGACGAGGTAAATCCTAAAATCAGCGTGATAATGGTAGGTAAAAATAATTATGGACAGCCAGATGGAGAAGTAGTAAAATATTTAAAAAGCAAATCACAACTTTTCAGGACAGATAAAGATGGTGCTATTATCGTTGAAACGAATGGCACATTTATACATGTCAAAAAAATGATCGAGGACTGA
- a CDS encoding MBL fold metallo-hydrolase, whose protein sequence is MKLTILGSHGPYPGADGACSGYLVEDNGVNVLVDCGSGIISRYQKYHDLKDLKYIILTHLHSDHMVDMLVLRYALDIMMKKGYINEPVNVYCPDEPSKVIEELGFNDVFKIKHIDETLKLDIENFTITFKEMVHPVKTFAVKFNNGDKTFVFSSDTIYNDKLVSFANNADLFLCDGNLLNDEKGPHLTAKQAAEISKAAHCKKLVVTHLWPQHSIEEYEKEVSEVINDASIAKPFEVYCV, encoded by the coding sequence GTGAAATTGACAATTCTTGGCTCGCATGGACCTTATCCGGGTGCAGATGGAGCTTGTTCAGGTTATTTGGTGGAAGATAATGGTGTAAATGTACTTGTAGATTGTGGTAGCGGTATTATCAGCAGATACCAAAAGTATCATGATTTAAAAGATCTAAAATACATAATATTAACCCATTTGCATTCAGACCACATGGTAGATATGCTGGTTTTAAGATATGCGTTGGATATAATGATGAAAAAAGGTTATATAAATGAACCTGTAAACGTGTATTGTCCAGATGAACCTTCAAAAGTTATTGAAGAATTAGGATTTAATGATGTGTTTAAAATCAAACACATAGATGAGACATTGAAACTTGATATTGAAAATTTTACTATAACATTTAAAGAAATGGTTCATCCTGTTAAGACATTTGCCGTAAAATTCAATAATGGAGATAAAACCTTTGTCTTTAGCAGTGATACGATTTACAATGATAAGCTTGTTTCTTTTGCAAATAATGCCGACTTATTTTTGTGCGATGGCAATTTACTAAATGACGAGAAAGGCCCACATCTTACTGCAAAACAGGCAGCAGAGATTTCAAAGGCTGCTCATTGCAAAAAGCTTGTCGTTACACACCTTTGGCCACAACACTCTATAGAAGAATATGAAAAAGAAGTGTCAGAAGTGATAAATGATGCAAGTATAGCCAAGCCTTTTGAAGTATATTGCGTATAA
- a CDS encoding HAD family hydrolase produces the protein MIDTVMFDLDGTLLPVDTDKMIMEYFEAISNKISDYFDKYYFQKALYSASMDMINNLDPDKTNEEAFFDSFLKLVEYPKDKIMEIFNDFYENDYKNLGANVCKNEYAKACVELLVDKGYDVVLATNPIFPGIAIKERLRWAGIDHKYFSFITSYEHMHFCKPYIQYYKEIVERLEKKPQHCIMIGNDVDEDVIAGTIGFKTYLLDEFLINRTSKDISAFEHGNYKDLYEYIKRLPAIR, from the coding sequence ATGATTGATACAGTGATGTTTGACCTTGATGGCACTTTACTTCCTGTTGACACGGACAAAATGATCATGGAGTATTTTGAAGCTATTTCAAATAAAATCTCAGATTATTTCGATAAGTATTACTTCCAAAAAGCTCTTTATTCAGCCAGCATGGACATGATAAACAATTTGGATCCTGATAAGACAAATGAAGAAGCCTTTTTTGATTCGTTTTTGAAGTTAGTGGAATACCCAAAGGATAAAATCATGGAGATTTTTAATGATTTCTATGAAAATGACTATAAGAACCTTGGAGCTAATGTATGTAAAAACGAGTACGCTAAGGCCTGTGTAGAATTGCTGGTTGATAAAGGATATGACGTTGTACTTGCTACAAATCCCATTTTTCCAGGTATAGCCATAAAAGAGAGATTGAGATGGGCAGGGATTGACCATAAGTACTTTAGCTTTATCACATCTTATGAGCACATGCACTTTTGCAAGCCTTACATACAATATTACAAGGAAATCGTAGAAAGACTCGAGAAAAAGCCTCAACATTGCATCATGATTGGCAATGATGTTGATGAAGATGTAATAGCTGGGACTATTGGCTTTAAGACATATCTATTGGATGAGTTTTTGATTAATAGAACATCAAAAGACATTTCAGCATTTGAACATGGAAATTATAAAGACTTGTATGAGTATATTAAAAGATTGCCTGCTATTAGATAG
- a CDS encoding ECF transporter S component, translating into MKENSLKKLVYIALMTALIAVGTMVIQIPTPYTKGYINIGDSFIFLSATILGPLAGFVSGGIGSALADLLSGYALWAPWTLVIKGLEGLIVAVLLKKEDKSFSFIVQVAVFVLAALWMVLGYYIGGAFMYGSKAALADVPGNILQGIGSVIIGSVLVASLSKVKYFKDIKRG; encoded by the coding sequence GTGAAAGAAAATAGCTTAAAAAAACTTGTTTACATCGCACTTATGACGGCTCTTATTGCTGTTGGTACTATGGTAATACAAATACCGACGCCATACACGAAAGGATATATAAATATAGGCGATTCTTTTATTTTTCTTTCTGCTACTATTTTAGGACCTCTTGCAGGTTTCGTATCTGGAGGCATTGGTTCGGCATTAGCTGATCTTCTTTCAGGATATGCTTTATGGGCCCCATGGACATTGGTCATAAAAGGATTGGAAGGGCTTATTGTGGCTGTTTTATTGAAAAAAGAAGATAAAAGTTTTAGTTTTATTGTGCAAGTAGCTGTTTTTGTATTAGCTGCATTGTGGATGGTGCTTGGGTATTATATTGGTGGTGCTTTTATGTACGGTTCAAAAGCTGCTCTTGCTGATGTTCCAGGAAATATACTTCAAGGGATAGGAAGCGTAATCATTGGTTCTGTGCTTGTGGCTTCGTTGTCAAAAGTTAAATACTTTAAAGATATAAAGCGAGGTTAG
- a CDS encoding MarR family transcriptional regulator, producing the protein MDAEINLLEYLLREINHRMNLVTRNYLNNKEITMSRFWVLNKLSQDEAITMKQLQSQLLLSSSTLTGLIDNLVADDLVYRWRDDKDRRLVFLKLTEKGAVLLNEILEYRTKMLKKIVDMCDDSIDIGTLNKNLKTLLNASGDAAIF; encoded by the coding sequence ATGGATGCCGAAATAAACTTATTAGAATATTTACTTCGGGAAATCAATCACAGAATGAATCTTGTGACTAGAAATTACTTAAACAATAAAGAAATTACCATGTCTCGGTTTTGGGTCTTAAACAAATTAAGCCAAGATGAAGCAATAACTATGAAACAACTACAGTCGCAACTTTTACTGTCTTCCAGCACACTGACAGGGCTAATCGACAATCTCGTTGCTGATGATTTGGTATACAGGTGGAGAGATGATAAGGATAGACGCCTTGTGTTTTTAAAGCTTACAGAAAAAGGTGCTGTGCTTCTAAACGAAATTTTAGAATACCGCACAAAGATGCTAAAAAAAATAGTCGATATGTGTGATGACAGTATAGACATTGGTACATTGAACAAAAATCTCAAAACCCTATTAAACGCATCAGGTGATGCTGCAATATTTTAA
- a CDS encoding ATP-binding cassette domain-containing protein: MDFAIEIKNLKKRFKDFEAVGGITFDVRKGEIFGLLGPNGAGKTTTIRMITTLMPPTSGKILVAGFDAKKYSATIRRYIGYVPQALSADSTLTGYENMLFVAKLLRLNKKEREERIDYILDILNLNDARNRLVKQYSGGMIRRLEIGQAIIHKPEVLILDEPTVGLDPVARQNVWNVIDTLRKETGLTILITTHYMEEAEAICGRIAIMNSGKIAALGTPDELKLKTGNPNATLDDVFTFFTGNQLESGGNYRETSQLRKRIQRFS, translated from the coding sequence ATGGACTTTGCAATCGAAATAAAAAATTTAAAGAAAAGATTTAAAGATTTTGAAGCAGTAGGTGGAATCACGTTTGACGTCAGAAAAGGAGAAATATTTGGCTTATTAGGTCCCAACGGTGCAGGAAAAACTACTACCATAAGAATGATAACAACATTGATGCCACCTACTTCTGGCAAAATACTTGTTGCCGGTTTCGATGCAAAAAAATACAGTGCAACAATAAGAAGATACATTGGATATGTGCCACAAGCTCTCTCTGCAGACTCCACCTTAACTGGATATGAAAATATGCTATTTGTGGCTAAGCTTTTAAGGCTTAACAAAAAAGAAAGAGAAGAAAGAATTGATTACATTCTTGACATTTTAAATTTGAATGATGCCAGAAACCGCTTAGTTAAACAGTATTCAGGTGGAATGATAAGAAGACTGGAAATAGGCCAAGCAATAATACACAAACCTGAAGTCTTAATACTTGATGAACCGACAGTGGGACTTGATCCTGTAGCAAGGCAAAATGTTTGGAACGTAATAGATACTTTACGAAAAGAAACCGGTCTTACAATTTTAATTACTACCCATTACATGGAAGAAGCAGAAGCTATATGTGGAAGAATAGCAATAATGAACAGTGGCAAAATTGCTGCCTTAGGAACTCCTGATGAATTAAAATTAAAAACCGGAAATCCAAACGCAACATTGGACGATGTATTTACATTTTTCACAGGAAATCAATTAGAGTCTGGAGGGAATTATCGTGAAACAAGTCAATTACGCAAAAGAATCCAAAGATTCAGTTAA
- a CDS encoding ABC transporter permease: MKQVNYAKESKDSVKMSSPIKTILDYILNSFTIAEIEIRKLKHDPTELLTRAVQPVLWLLIFGQAFSRIRAIPTGNVNYQTFMAPGILAQSMMFISIFYGLSIIWDKDQGILQKLIAMPVPRAAFVTGKAFGAGVRAISQVIIILFLAFLLRLDIKWSILNIVMSILTIVLGAAFFSSLSMALAAIVKSRERFMGIGQVITMPLFFASNAIYPIQIMPHWLQIVARINPLSYVVELLRGYLINGSVSQAGISWMILISATVIIQIISAILYPHIVT; encoded by the coding sequence GTGAAACAAGTCAATTACGCAAAAGAATCCAAAGATTCAGTTAAGATGAGTTCTCCTATAAAAACAATTTTAGACTATATTTTGAATTCTTTTACAATCGCAGAAATAGAGATACGAAAACTGAAACATGATCCAACCGAATTACTTACAAGAGCAGTCCAACCAGTTTTATGGCTTCTTATCTTTGGTCAGGCATTTTCCAGAATACGAGCCATACCTACAGGAAATGTCAACTATCAGACATTTATGGCTCCAGGCATTTTAGCTCAATCAATGATGTTCATATCCATATTTTATGGTTTAAGCATAATTTGGGATAAAGATCAAGGAATACTTCAAAAGCTTATAGCAATGCCTGTTCCTCGAGCAGCTTTTGTCACAGGAAAAGCCTTTGGAGCAGGAGTCAGAGCAATAAGTCAAGTAATAATAATATTGTTTTTGGCGTTTTTGCTAAGACTTGACATAAAGTGGAGCATTTTAAACATAGTTATGAGCATATTGACAATTGTTTTGGGTGCCGCATTTTTTTCTTCTTTGTCAATGGCTTTAGCAGCCATAGTAAAAAGCAGGGAAAGATTTATGGGAATAGGACAGGTTATAACAATGCCATTATTTTTTGCCAGCAATGCAATCTATCCAATACAAATAATGCCACATTGGCTTCAAATAGTAGCGAGAATCAATCCTTTAAGTTACGTTGTTGAACTTTTGCGAGGATATCTAATAAATGGCAGTGTATCACAAGCAGGCATTTCATGGATGATACTTATATCTGCCACTGTCATAATTCAGATAATATCAGCAATTTTATATCCCCACATAGTAACATAA
- a CDS encoding calcium-translocating P-type ATPase, SERCA-type, whose translation MKESWIYDVEEVLNELNVDAEEGLSSKNAKERLEKYGANILSEKKKRTILSMFLDQFKDYMVIILIIASIISFFLGEITDAVIILFIILLNAFLGMIQENNAEKSLEALKKLSAPVSRVLRDGKVVEIESQYIVPGDVVFLEAGNFVPADGRIIESANLKIDESALTGESVPSEKTSDKLKDKNLNIGDRHNMVYMGTVVTYGRGSFVVTETGMSTEMGKIAKMLDDDETTMTPLQIKLEQLGKYLGTGALIICGIIFGIGVMEKRPVFDMFMTSVSLAVAAIPEGLPAIVTITLALGVQKMIKRNAILRRLPAVETLGSANVICSDKTGTLTQNKMTVVKVFVDFKEIDLTKRYDSKAGFILEQGVLCTDAFIDESGKSFGDPTEVAIVSACEKYVSKKSELEREFPRVAEIPFDSERKMMTTIHKSNDKNYKVITKGAFDSVIERCRYILKDGKILELSDDDKAKIRIENENMGKDALRVLAISFKDIDNIPERLESQDVERDLVFVGLLGMIDPPRDEVRDSVRICKNAGIKPVMITGDHKITAVAIARDLGILDKDDMSVDGRELEAMTDDELYEKVKNISVYARVSPEHKMRIVKAWQKNNAVVAMTGDGVNDAPALKQADIGAAMGITGTDVAKDSADMVLTDDNFATIVAAVEEGRTIYENIKKSIHYLLSCNIGEILVLLVATLAGMPMPLKPIHILWVNLVTDSLPALALGVEPAEKDIMSKKPRPKDENIFSDGLMYRIPIEGIMIGLVSFIAFLLGLRENITNARTMAFAVLTFSQLSQAMNARSIKSVFKVGLFKNKYMVLALLVSIFLQLVVILTPLNTIFDIKNINIYDWDVVIALSLLPLVIMEIVKATFFKNR comes from the coding sequence ATGAAGGAAAGCTGGATTTATGATGTAGAAGAGGTTTTAAATGAATTAAATGTGGATGCTGAGGAGGGGCTTTCATCAAAAAATGCTAAAGAGAGGTTAGAAAAGTATGGTGCCAACATTTTAAGTGAAAAGAAAAAACGAACCATTTTGTCCATGTTTTTGGACCAATTTAAAGATTACATGGTGATTATTTTGATAATTGCATCTATTATTTCGTTTTTTCTGGGTGAAATTACAGATGCAGTAATAATTTTATTCATAATCTTGTTAAATGCTTTTTTAGGGATGATACAAGAAAATAATGCTGAGAAGTCTCTCGAAGCACTTAAAAAATTGTCTGCACCAGTGTCCCGTGTATTAAGGGATGGAAAAGTTGTAGAGATAGAGTCACAGTATATTGTTCCAGGTGATGTAGTGTTTTTAGAAGCAGGAAATTTTGTGCCTGCTGATGGAAGGATAATAGAGTCTGCAAATCTGAAGATAGATGAGTCAGCTCTTACAGGTGAATCTGTTCCATCAGAAAAGACTTCTGACAAGTTAAAAGACAAAAATCTCAATATTGGCGATAGACACAACATGGTGTACATGGGTACAGTTGTAACTTATGGGAGAGGATCATTTGTGGTGACTGAGACAGGTATGAGCACAGAGATGGGAAAAATAGCGAAGATGTTAGACGATGATGAGACGACGATGACGCCTCTTCAGATAAAGTTAGAGCAACTGGGGAAATATCTGGGTACAGGAGCACTTATCATTTGTGGCATAATATTTGGGATAGGTGTTATGGAAAAAAGGCCGGTATTTGACATGTTTATGACATCTGTAAGCCTTGCTGTTGCTGCAATTCCTGAAGGACTGCCAGCAATAGTCACTATCACTTTGGCATTAGGCGTACAGAAGATGATAAAGAGAAATGCTATATTAAGAAGGCTTCCTGCGGTGGAGACATTAGGCAGTGCAAATGTGATATGTTCTGATAAAACAGGCACTTTGACTCAAAACAAGATGACTGTAGTGAAAGTTTTTGTTGATTTTAAAGAGATAGACTTAACTAAAAGATATGACAGCAAAGCAGGATTTATTTTGGAGCAGGGGGTACTTTGTACAGATGCATTTATTGATGAGTCAGGTAAAAGCTTTGGAGATCCAACTGAAGTCGCTATAGTATCAGCGTGTGAAAAATATGTATCCAAAAAATCGGAATTAGAAAGAGAATTTCCGCGAGTTGCCGAAATTCCATTTGATTCTGAACGAAAAATGATGACTACCATCCACAAATCAAATGATAAAAATTATAAGGTTATAACAAAAGGAGCATTTGACAGTGTCATTGAAAGGTGTAGATACATATTAAAAGATGGCAAAATATTAGAATTGAGCGATGACGATAAGGCAAAGATTAGAATTGAAAATGAAAATATGGGGAAAGATGCTTTAAGAGTTTTGGCCATATCTTTTAAAGATATTGATAATATACCAGAAAGATTGGAAAGCCAGGATGTTGAGCGAGATCTTGTATTTGTTGGACTTTTAGGAATGATAGATCCGCCGAGAGATGAAGTCAGAGATTCTGTTAGAATATGCAAAAATGCTGGTATAAAGCCTGTCATGATAACAGGTGACCATAAGATTACCGCTGTAGCTATTGCAAGAGATTTAGGCATTTTAGATAAAGATGATATGTCTGTAGATGGCAGAGAGTTAGAAGCCATGACAGACGATGAGCTTTACGAAAAGGTAAAAAACATATCAGTGTATGCAAGAGTTTCTCCGGAGCATAAGATGAGGATAGTAAAAGCTTGGCAGAAAAACAATGCGGTGGTGGCTATGACTGGCGATGGTGTAAATGATGCTCCGGCGCTAAAGCAGGCTGATATAGGTGCTGCAATGGGTATTACAGGCACAGATGTAGCAAAAGATTCTGCTGATATGGTGCTTACAGATGATAATTTCGCAACTATTGTAGCTGCTGTAGAAGAAGGAAGGACCATTTACGAGAATATAAAAAAATCTATACATTACCTTTTATCGTGCAATATTGGCGAAATACTTGTTCTCTTGGTTGCCACATTGGCTGGTATGCCAATGCCTCTTAAGCCCATTCATATATTGTGGGTGAATTTAGTGACAGATAGCCTACCTGCTCTTGCTTTAGGTGTGGAACCTGCTGAAAAAGATATAATGTCTAAGAAACCAAGACCAAAGGATGAAAACATCTTTTCAGATGGACTTATGTACAGAATACCAATCGAAGGCATCATGATAGGTTTAGTATCTTTTATAGCATTTCTGCTGGGGCTTAGGGAAAATATCACTAATGCAAGAACTATGGCATTTGCCGTTTTGACTTTTTCACAGCTTTCACAAGCGATGAATGCAAGATCAATTAAATCAGTTTTTAAGGTGGGCTTATTTAAAAATAAATACATGGTGCTTGCACTATTGGTTTCCATATTCCTTCAGCTTGTAGTCATATTGACTCCATTGAATACAATTTTTGATATAAAAAATATAAACATATACGATTGGGATGTAGTAATTGCGCTATCGCTTTTGCCTTTAGTAATTATGGAAATAGTAAAAGCGACATTTTTCAAAAATAGGTAA